A genome region from Methanobacterium subterraneum includes the following:
- a CDS encoding helicase C-terminal domain-containing protein → MPLQCPECKEKLEKGLITCPECGRRGVFVKDQNVDTYSALLENFPSWMTPRPQQETILQKIAQGLEDGYHYILLDAGTGIGKSAIAVTLANYFSSAYLVTITKQLQDQYHNDFKFQVLKGRNNFNCMDGMIFKDTTCDDGLCQTADLVCDHGISSKGELICFSDMRGQRWYFNSEDPCHYWLQKGRSVRSSITLMNYSSFFPEMNYMDHFGERVLAVFDEVHNMENQVMDQLSLELSNKILKKDFEEYLEKLREIDELDTIPQLSEEAFTEDVDFWRKHIVKYNDAYKSILKVPDVPLKKRKSVHRAINRLSMVESELDDHPTEWVIEANQKAKSVTFKPVEVSRFVQRYLLGHTDYCLLMSATILSKEHFCKWHGINPDDALYIQVKSPFKIENRPIYLETTGRMSSKYIDQTKSRSIPILKKILDKHPEDKGLIHTHSHKLATYISENLQDPRVIIYSPQRNFKRSPRREVVIRKFVESEEPLVLVAPSVDEGVDFPDDLCRFQVIYKMPFPYLGDKQIMTRMKRDGYWYAYKTVASLVQAYGRGMRNEDDYCNTYILDQDIYGVLRERWRKCLYFIPEYFEEAIF, encoded by the coding sequence ATGCCACTTCAATGTCCAGAATGTAAGGAAAAACTCGAAAAAGGGTTAATCACCTGCCCGGAGTGTGGTCGAAGGGGTGTTTTTGTTAAAGATCAAAACGTGGACACCTATTCTGCTCTTTTAGAAAACTTCCCTTCCTGGATGACTCCCCGCCCCCAGCAGGAAACCATCCTCCAGAAAATAGCCCAGGGACTGGAAGATGGCTACCATTACATCCTCCTGGATGCCGGTACCGGGATAGGTAAATCAGCCATTGCCGTGACATTAGCCAATTACTTCTCCTCCGCATACCTGGTGACCATCACCAAACAGCTCCAGGACCAGTACCATAATGACTTCAAATTCCAGGTTTTAAAGGGCAGGAATAACTTTAACTGCATGGATGGCATGATATTCAAGGACACCACCTGTGATGATGGTCTCTGCCAGACCGCAGATCTTGTCTGTGACCATGGTATCAGCAGTAAAGGAGAATTAATCTGCTTCAGTGACATGCGGGGCCAACGATGGTACTTCAATAGCGAAGACCCCTGCCATTACTGGCTGCAGAAGGGCAGATCAGTTCGATCCTCCATCACCTTAATGAATTACTCCTCCTTTTTCCCGGAAATGAATTACATGGACCACTTCGGGGAAAGGGTGCTGGCGGTCTTTGACGAGGTACATAACATGGAAAACCAGGTCATGGACCAGTTAAGCCTGGAACTATCCAATAAAATCTTGAAGAAGGATTTTGAGGAATACTTGGAAAAATTAAGGGAGATAGATGAACTGGATACCATACCCCAGTTAAGTGAGGAGGCCTTCACTGAGGACGTGGATTTCTGGAGGAAACATATCGTCAAATATAATGATGCCTACAAATCCATACTCAAAGTACCTGACGTACCATTAAAAAAGCGTAAATCTGTCCACCGGGCTATTAACCGGTTATCAATGGTGGAAAGTGAACTGGATGATCATCCCACGGAGTGGGTGATTGAAGCCAACCAGAAAGCAAAATCAGTTACCTTCAAACCAGTAGAGGTCAGCCGCTTTGTGCAAAGGTACCTACTAGGCCATACTGATTACTGTCTCCTGATGAGTGCCACCATCCTCAGTAAGGAGCACTTCTGTAAATGGCACGGTATCAACCCAGATGATGCCCTGTACATCCAGGTTAAAAGCCCTTTTAAAATTGAAAATAGGCCTATCTATCTTGAAACCACTGGTAGAATGTCCAGTAAATATATTGACCAAACCAAATCCCGCTCCATTCCCATCCTTAAAAAGATCCTGGATAAACACCCTGAAGATAAGGGTTTGATCCATACCCATAGTCATAAGTTAGCCACCTACATCAGTGAAAACCTCCAGGATCCACGGGTAATCATTTACAGTCCCCAACGTAATTTTAAAAGAAGCCCTAGAAGAGAGGTGGTCATCAGAAAATTCGTAGAATCCGAGGAACCACTGGTACTGGTGGCTCCCAGTGTGGATGAAGGGGTTGACTTCCCGGATGATCTGTGCCGTTTCCAGGTTATCTATAAAATGCCCTTCCCCTACCTGGGTGATAAGCAGATCATGACCCGTATGAAGAGGGATGGCTACTGGTATGCCTATAAGACTGTGGCTAGTTTAGTCCAGGCTTATGGTCGTGGCATGCGTAACGAGGATGATTACTGCAACACCTATATTTTGGACCAGGATATTTACGGTGTCCTGCGCGAGAGATGGCGTAAATGTTTATATTTCATCCCTGAATATTTTGAAGAAGCTATTTTCTGA